The window TCTGCAAGTTGATCGTTGGAGTTGACAAAGGCTgttactattttctcactttgcAACTTCTTCCTTATGAAATGGCAATCAATCTCTATGTGCTTGGTCCGTTCATGAAACACAGGGTTGGAAGCAATATGTAAGGCAGCTTGATTATCGCATACCAGTTCCATCTTACTCGGCTCACAAAACTTAAGTTCCTTAACTAATTGCTTCAACCATATAAGTTCACATGTGGCAAGTGCCATAGCTCTATATTGAGCTTCCGCACTAGATCTTGCTACAATATTTTGCTTCTTACTCTTCCAAAATATCAAGTTTCCACCAATAAAAACACAATAACCAGATGTAGAACGTCTATCAGATGGAGATCCTGCCCAATCTGCATCAGTATACCCAACAATCTGGTTATGTCCTTTATCTTCATACAACAAACCTTTTCCTGGAGCACCTTTGATATATCTAAGGACTCTAACAGCTGCGTCCCAATGACTATCGCATGGGGAGTCAAGAAACTGACTTAGGATACTTGTGGCAAATGAAATATCTGGCTGAGTGACTGTCAAATAATTCAATCGGCCAATTAATCTGCGATATCTACCAGGATCTGCAAGAGGTTCTCCTTGATCTGGactaagttttgtgttgggatcCATTGGTGTATCTACAGGTCTAGAATCCAACATTCCAGTTTCTTCAAGAATATCCAGAGCATATTTCCTCTGTGAGATACAGATCCCAGCATTAGATTGTGCCACTTCAATTCCTAGGAAATATTTTAACTTTCCCATATCCTTAGTCTGAAAGTGATCAAACAAGTGCTGTTTTAACTGAGTGATTCCCTCATGATCATCTCCAGTAAtgacaatatcatccacataaacaacCAGATATATGGAGGTCGTGGAGGAAGAATGACGGGAGAAAACTGAATGATCTGCTTCACTCTGAATCATGCCAAATTTAGAAATAACAGCACTAAAGCGACTAAACCAAGCTCAAGGGGATTGTTTTAAGCCATATAAAGATTGGCGTAAATGACATACTAAGCTGGAAGACTCCCCCTGAGCAACAAACCCGGGAGGTTTCTCCATGTATACTTCCTCCTCAAGATCACCATGTAAGAAAGCATTTTTAATATCAAGTTAATGAAGATGCCAATGGCGAATGGCAGCCatagaaagaaaaagacgaaCAGAGGCCATCTTCGCAACAGGAGAGAAGGTATCACCATAGTCCAAACCAAAGATTTGAGTGTAGCCCTTAGCCACAAGGCGAGCTTTTAATCAATCAATGGTTCCGTCTGAGCCAACCTTAATAGTATAGATCCAACGACAACCCACAGTAGATTTGCCCGGTGGCAATGGAACAAGATCCCAAGTACCAGTAGAATGTAAGGCAGACATCTCCTTAATCATAGCCTGGCGCCACCCTGGATGTGAAAGAGCTTCTGCTGTTGTTTTGGGTATAGAAACAGAAGACAAAGAGGAGGTAAAAGCATAGTGCGAAGATGATAAACGATGGTAactaagaaaattataaataggatTAGGATTATGGGTGGAATGAGTACCTTGTTTGAGAGCAATAGGAGGATTACTACTAACTCCCGAAGAAGGATCCAAGGACGGTTCAACCACGGGTTCAGGAGATGAGTTATCTTGGACTGCAGGCCGTGGGCGGCGATGATAAACCTGGAGAGGCTTTGTGGGAATAGGAGGCCCATCTAAGTAAGGAACAGGAAGCACCTCTGTAATGGAAGGTGAAGTGAGGTCGGGTGCAGAGAAAAAAGGGGTATTCTCAAGAAAAGTAACATCTGCAGACATGAAGAAACGATTAAGAGCTGGAGAATAACAACGATAACCCTTTTGAAATCGAGTGTACCCTAAGAAAACACATTTGATAGAGCGAGAAGTTAACTTGTCTTTGCCTGGGGTAAGATCATGGATGAAACAAGTACAACCAAAGACTCGTAGTGGAAGAGAAAAAATGTGCTCATGAGGAAATAAAATGGAATGAGGAACTTAATTTTGCAAAATAGAAGAAAGCATACGATTAATTAAATAACATGCAGTCAGAACAGCCTGACCCCAAAACTTAAGGGGAACATGAGTATGGAGAAGAAGAGTGCGAGCAGTTTCAATCAAGTGACGATGTTTACGCTCAGCCACACCATTCTGTTGAGGGGGTATGAGGGCAAGGCGACTGATGTAAAATGCCTTGGGAGGACAAGTAAGACAAAAAGGGTGCTGAAAAATACTCA is drawn from Arachis hypogaea cultivar Tifrunner chromosome 12, arahy.Tifrunner.gnm2.J5K5, whole genome shotgun sequence and contains these coding sequences:
- the LOC140176778 gene encoding uncharacterized mitochondrial protein AtMg00810-like; translation: MEKPPGFVAQGESSSLSEADHSVFSRHSSSTTSIYLVVYVDDIVITGDDHEGITQLKQHLFDHFQTKDMGKLKYFLGIEVAQSNAGICISQRKYALDILEETGMLDSRPVDTPMDPNTKLSPDQGEPLADPGRYRRLIGRLNYLTVTQPDISFATSILSQFLDSPCDSHWDAAVRVLRYIKGAPGKGLLYEDKGHNQIVGYTDADWAGSPSDRRSTSGYCVFIGGNLIFWKSKKQNIVARSSAEAQYRAMALATCELIWLKQLVKELKFCEPSKMELVCDNQAALHIASNPVFHERTKHIEIDCHFIRKKLQSEKIVTAFVNSNDQLADIFTKALRGPRIQYICNKLGAYDLYALA